The Neoarius graeffei isolate fNeoGra1 chromosome 25, fNeoGra1.pri, whole genome shotgun sequence genome includes a region encoding these proteins:
- the macir gene encoding macrophage immunometabolism regulator isoform X1: MFAFSSLLTSSRSSSQAMSLKMELDVSGVSRAPVSVLPAAEVKATLKPEVEKPRCSSTPCSPIKSTVSGYQILHMNSNYLVGFTTGEELLKLAHKWSGPEKSSTEALPGAIQKDLGTHRTSRVYKTKSRYYQPYDIPAINGRRRRRMPSSGDACFRSPAAGESSKALHGSLPLCLLKAKRAHSKSLDYLNLDKMSLSEPADTDVLQYQLQHLTLRAERIFTRNKT; the protein is encoded by the coding sequence ATGTTTGCATTCTCTTCTCTTCTAACATCCTCTCGCTCTTCTAGCCAGGCCATGTCTTTAAAGATGGAGCTGGATGTCAGCGGAGTGTCCCGGGCCCCTGTGTCCGTGTTACCTGCTGCTGAGGTCAAAGCCACGCTAAAGCCCGAGGTAGAGAAACCGCGCTGCTCCAGCACGCCCTGCTCACCCATCAAAAGTACTGTCTCAGGATACCAGATCCTCCACATGAACTCGAACTACCTGGTGGGCTTCACCACTGGTGAAGAGCTTCTCAAACTGGCCCACAAGTGGTCCGGGCCAGAGAAGAGCAGCACAGAGGCGCTGCCTGGTGCCATCCAGAAAGATTTAGGGACGCACCGCACTTCACGCGTTTACAAAACCAAAAGCCGTTACTACCAACCTTACGACATCCCTGCCATTAACGGGCGACGCAGAAGGCGAATGCCGAGCTCAGGTGACGCCTGCTTCAGATCTCCAGCGGCCGGGGAGAGCAGTAAGGCCCTGCATGGCTCGCTGCCCCTCTGCCTGCTCAAGGCCAAGCGTGCACACTCTAAATCTCTGGACTACCTCAACCTGGACAAGATGAGTCTCAGCGAGCCGGCCGACACCGACGTGCTGCAGTACCAGCTCCAGCACCTGACGCTTCGTGCCGAGCGCATCTTCACCAGGAACAAAACATGA
- the macir gene encoding macrophage immunometabolism regulator isoform X2 has protein sequence MSLKMELDVSGVSRAPVSVLPAAEVKATLKPEVEKPRCSSTPCSPIKSTVSGYQILHMNSNYLVGFTTGEELLKLAHKWSGPEKSSTEALPGAIQKDLGTHRTSRVYKTKSRYYQPYDIPAINGRRRRRMPSSGDACFRSPAAGESSKALHGSLPLCLLKAKRAHSKSLDYLNLDKMSLSEPADTDVLQYQLQHLTLRAERIFTRNKT, from the coding sequence ATGTCTTTAAAGATGGAGCTGGATGTCAGCGGAGTGTCCCGGGCCCCTGTGTCCGTGTTACCTGCTGCTGAGGTCAAAGCCACGCTAAAGCCCGAGGTAGAGAAACCGCGCTGCTCCAGCACGCCCTGCTCACCCATCAAAAGTACTGTCTCAGGATACCAGATCCTCCACATGAACTCGAACTACCTGGTGGGCTTCACCACTGGTGAAGAGCTTCTCAAACTGGCCCACAAGTGGTCCGGGCCAGAGAAGAGCAGCACAGAGGCGCTGCCTGGTGCCATCCAGAAAGATTTAGGGACGCACCGCACTTCACGCGTTTACAAAACCAAAAGCCGTTACTACCAACCTTACGACATCCCTGCCATTAACGGGCGACGCAGAAGGCGAATGCCGAGCTCAGGTGACGCCTGCTTCAGATCTCCAGCGGCCGGGGAGAGCAGTAAGGCCCTGCATGGCTCGCTGCCCCTCTGCCTGCTCAAGGCCAAGCGTGCACACTCTAAATCTCTGGACTACCTCAACCTGGACAAGATGAGTCTCAGCGAGCCGGCCGACACCGACGTGCTGCAGTACCAGCTCCAGCACCTGACGCTTCGTGCCGAGCGCATCTTCACCAGGAACAAAACATGA